GAGAGATCAAGGTACCAGTGTACCGTTTCGGAATTACACACCATATATATAGCCCATGAATGataaaactaataaacttgTCCAACCATTCAAATCCATGACAACCCAAAATTAAGGCCCACAAAGTTATTTTCATTAATGGTTTTTAAAATCTATCTTTTTATTTCTAACCTGTCAAACTCTTGTTCCAGACTATtctatttcttcattcttttcatttcatatcatcacttttttaagttttaaacaTGTCAGCTTTAGCTTATCTTGTCTTCTCTCTTATCTGTAACCAAATCCCCAAGTCCCAACCCCATATTTAAAAcatctctttcttttctattccagttagtttttctctttcatAGAATCTCTcagcttctttttctctcatttgaACTTTGGTCCAACTCTGAAAATGTCCAGTGCAGTTTCTGTTCCAGAAAAGCTAGACTCAGTTTCTCTTCAAATGATGGTATAGTAAGATTTTAAGATGTACTCAGTTTCTCTTAAATTCCAGTCCAGAACAGGATTTTTGGCCGGAACAATGGAATTTCGGGCAGCACTGCTGAACAGTCCGGCACAGGCTAGAATTTGATGTGAAACGGAATTAGGGAGAGGGGGGTAGCTGCACCAGTCCAAGCACCAGAACAGAAAATTCCGCCCCTTCTGGCCAGAACAAAATGGAATTCAAAACCTTGGGAGGGATTCCTTTTGCATACTCACTGTATAACTGGGTTGCATCACTGACACTTTCTTCATAGAAAATTTATAACTCATAATTGTCTAGCGAAACACTCAAAACATTAAGAAGCCTAGATAGCTCCTCAAGGTTATGAAACAAGATGCACAGACAGGATATAGCCACATCCTTCTTCTTATGCCCACAACATGCACCTAGACAATTGTTGCCAAGCAACAATACAGTTTtctagctttttcttttttaaaaaaaagacgGGACTCAAGCAAGAATTaccataaaaaattacaaaatagttCAACTTGTACTCCTTTGAGCATACACTCCCTCCATGATATTTGTAAGCTCACTGAAATTGCATGAGGATGAGCTAGTCCAAGACATTAACCAAATCTGAGGTTCTACATCAGCAGGCACAAACTACTTCCTTTATTTTCCTCCACATACCTAACAATCACATCTGAACCTCCCATCCAACAGACCTAAAGGGCCAAATCATTTACAGTAAAGAAAGGAGACAGGTTCCTATGGGTTGGTTTCAGGGAAGAAAGGAAATTCCACTAGGTGAAAGAAACACAATTTATTCCACAATTTAATTGGGAGGGCATTTGAAGGCTCAGAATCTACAACCAAAATCTTTTagagaaaataattttggtGTTATGCCACAAAAAGAAATTCTATGAAGAGAAGGGTTATGGGGGCTTAATATGGGGAAGTGGAGAGACAAGAACCACAGATTTAATGTGAAATCCTTCTATGGGGCTTTTCAAGAAGACCATAGAGTGGTATTTCCTTGGTGAGCCATTAGGAGACTAAAGTTCccaggaaggatgtcattcttaccATGGATAATCTTCAAAAGCAAAAGATCATCATTGTAGATTGGCATTGTATGTGCAAAATGGATGGGGATACTATTTAACTTCTCCTAAATTCTGATATAGATAGGGACCTTTGGTCTATTGTTCTCTCTTTATTTGATGCATCTTGGGTCATGCATTCTTTGGTGAAAGATCTTCTGGCTTGTTTGACAGGTGACTTCAAGGGCCATCAAAGTGCCGTCATGTGGAATGCTATTCCTCGATGTCTTACATGGTGCATTTGGAAGAAACGTAATCCAAGGTCATTATTGAACATATTGAAACTGATGCAGGAATCATGGGATTAATCAAGGTGGGAAGCCTAGGTTGTCCTGAATCAGAAACCCTATTGCTTCAACTAAAATTCCTCTTTCCTAGATCGTTGTTTGATTGGCTAAAACTCATTATTGATTTTAACTGTTCTTCTCTTTTGGAATTCCATTATCTTTGTAATTTTAGGTTTAATTTGTTGCATGGATCTTGCATTCTCCCCATGTACTTGCGCTTTGCCCTttttctttaaacaaaattgttattacttcttaaaaaaaaaagtgtttttaacATTACATTCAAGCATTATAAGTCatcattcattcttttttaagacTTAAAGCGTGTGTTCCATCTCCACTAGTGCAACCTCTTGTGgctgaaactgaaaaactaTAAAAACCACACCAAGGTAAAAGTCATGAATACCAAACCATGTGATCCGGCCCTCATACTTCATTAGCTACTGTTGTGGGTACCCATTTAAAAGCAAGAGAAATTTAGTAATCCAAGAAATGAAATCTCTACTAATGCAACAATCAATGGCATCTCATTTTACACCTGGACATGCTAAGAAAAGCAATAATTTCTAACAAACCAATCTGAACAGGTCAGATTTAAGATAAATAGTTTCTTTCTGGAACACTTACATGATAGTATACAACATAATGCATACGGACATTTCCCAGAATAAGAAAGAGTATATTACCTTTGCAGCAACTTCCAAGGACTTGCGATAAAGATCATTCCCCGGATCCTACCAAAAGGCAGAACTACACTGTTAATAAATCTACGACAGCGCGGTATTTACAAACACAATACACAAGCATATGCTTAATTCCCTGAGAGATTTTGCAAAAAATACCTCATCGAGAGCTTGCTGAAAGTAGATAGCTGACTTGTCAAAATACTCCTTTGCCTCATCCTGGTCCGGGGTCATAAAAGCTTGAGAAGTATGAGCATTTCCCAGGCACCATAGAGTATCATGCTTCTTGGGATTAACCAACAATGCCTCCTCTAGCTTTGAAATTGCCTCTATAAGTCAAAAAAACACACCAACCCCTAATCATAAATCTTGAACCCAGTTGTGAAATAATTCTGAACTTTGATACCCatcacaaaaattaatcaaaacaaacccaaTAACCCATAGTGGACTTGCATGAAATAGAAGCAAAGAATTATGCtgacaataaatttatagtgtCATTCCAATATTAACTGCAACAAAACACTACTACATGGGTTGCCTTCAAGTCTAACTCATTCAATGAAGAATCCATAACCATATATCAACCATAAAACCAATAGTACCAAAAATCTTATGTGAAGCTATAGTTTGGTAAACcagtaaaattcaaaacaaagttattaagaagaaaataaatataaagcaCCTTGAATCATCTTTTTTGACTCAGCCATGTTCTGAAACTGAGACAACTCTAATAGCGCTCCTCCCCACCTTGTCAAGTTCTGCATAATCAACCAAATTACAATAagcaatccaaaaaataaataaataaactattccATCTATTTCCCACAGTTTCCCAGGAACCAAACAGactattcagaaaaaaaaaaacgaacaTCGGCATCGAGAGGGTCCTTAGCGTAGGCAGCCTCGGCGGTCTTACGGGCATGCTCGAAGAAAAAGATTCGATCGAGATCACCTTGCTGCATATCCATGGCAGCaagctaagtttttttttttttttagggttttgggaATTTGGGGGcagagaggagaagagaactGCCAGTAAGATTTTGGACTGTGGGGAAGgctattttgattttgaatacAACGAGAAAGAGAGAAACCGAACTGGGCACGACCTCCACGAATCGGTTTCCGTAAGCCGGTTTCTTGGTCCGTACTCTCCCTTTGTGAATATAGATGTGAGTAAacaaatgtataaaaaataaaaatacatgtaatattatttaaatactaaaagtagttgtttaaacaacaataataaatactcccttaattatttcaatttattacCAACCTTCTAGGCTCAACCTTCtgttcaattttgattttgcttcatattaaaaaaaaatttgattgtgcttctaattatttgaatttgaaatgacTAATGATCATTTGAATTTGAGATATTGGAGATAATGTAATtatgttctaaaatataaaatattaggAGCCGTTTGGTAACGTTATTCTAGtaacgttatttgtattttttgaaaatacgtgtggatgaaaaagtgtagaaatatgtataatgttgtttaaaaactgaaaacatgtatttaaacaaCTATACCAAAACATTCcctttatttttgtaattatattgATATCCCTTTCTcgcttataaaaaataataaataaatagaatcCTACTGTTTTATGGATGATATTTCTTacaattttacatttatttttgtgttctaattcaaaaaatttaatgtttatacttttttttgttttccattgTAACGAATAACAAATATTTTGTTAACAATGGTACTGAGCAAATCATGGTTATTGGCTAATTTCCATGACAAGAAAGATCTTCCTTAAATTTTACTGGTGCCTTGGCTGTAGAAACCCCTCATTAGCTGTGATATGATCTTtgatataagaaatttaaaaaaaaaaaaaatgatataggGTGGAACCTCATTATACAACAggaaaagttttgtttttatgagTTCTTATACTTTCACATGACATCATTCATGAGTTCAATGGTTTCACAAATGTTCCAATCTCATCCTTTAGATTTTAGAGAtagaccttttctttttcttttttttggagagaaactttagATAGACCTATATTGACGTGGAATAACCTTTTTTGCCCTCCAATCCATTGCTCATTTCTATTTCCCtatgctttctttcttttttttttttcttttttttttaatttttgagaagcCTTTGCTATTTGGATTTGAAGTTCTGAACTTCTTTTACTCCagccttggttttttttttttttttttgctatcacaaatcacaattgCTGGTCTTGCTCTGCtcaaaaataatgataattgcTGGTCATGCTAATTCCATGGGCTATGTTAATGGCTGGACTTTGCTGGCCCAATTTAGATTAAACGCTTACTGCCCATTTGATCAATCATACAGATTAAAATTCACAGTCTGCTCTTTACACAATTTGTATGTTTACATGGGCTACTTCAGTGACCTGGCCTGAATCTCAGGGGTTGATTGATAGCTTGGGAAATTGtgggctttattccatgacttATATGCTCTTTTGAAAATCCATCTTGGACCCATTTTAAGGCTTTATTTGCTTCGTAAATGggccaattttatttttgggctaTGGGTTGATTGTTGTGGGTTTCAGCCCATGtgatctttctttcttttttgaacacAACCAATGTTGTTTTGTGTAATGGAAGGCAAACTTTTCAAGTACTGCCAATTAATATGATGGAGTACAGTAGATGCtgatttcttttaatttttttgggcctCTATCACAATAACtatcaataattaaaataactTAATTCTTCAAGATGGAGTATTTATTCTTCTCCAGAACATATTGGTCATAGGTTTGAAACTTAGCCTGTTATGCATGTATGCCTGTGGCAGAAGCTGGACCCATTGGCTATCTACCAAGTTAGCAAATTGGTCAGCTTCACTTAAAAGTGCAAGAAAGCCCTGGTGATGTGATTCCATACCCTATAAGTTACACTACAACCAATCCCCACCAACTCCatgaaaatcattaaaaagacaATTCATCAATGCGAAATATGATTACAAGTTGATGATATTAAAAAGGGTTTTGGTCTGCAGCTCATGGGACATAAAAGCCTTGTTTAGTTTTCTAGTTAAAGAACAATTTTTTGGATTACTAGAATTGTACACTTTCTCTCGTGGAACAATGGAtatggacctttttttttttttgagaaaacaatgGATATGGACCTTGTAGCTTCATAAAGAAAGTGATTTGCCAGCTAATATCAGACGAGGTTCACATTCTGTAATGAATTTGGAGTTACAAAATTGTCCCTTGAAAGATTTAGAAATTGCAATAGGAGTCTCAGATTCAATTCTTTACTTGTTTATTTAATACTATAAAAAAGAGACTTATCTGGTTATGATTAAAGGCAAATTACATTCTATTATCAGAAAGCATATGCGAAACTGCGAGATAAAGCAAGAAGCGCAATGCTTTTATCCCAATGTACCGAATGGAATTTTAAACGTGTGTCCTATACTCCTTTTAGTACATGTGAAGATATCCTCCCAAGTTTAGGTGATAAGTTACACATTTCAAGAGTTACGCGTGTTCCACCATTTCGATGAGAGTACATTGTAAGCCACTTAAAAAGATCCAATcgatttctcaacaaaaaaaaaaagatccaatCGAAGGTGGCTCAACCATTTGGCCTAATGGCCTAAGACAGAAGgcttattcaaataaaatatatatgatgtattgACTTGTATTGTAGTATTGcaagaaaagattttttttttttaagtacggCCTCTCAtctagcccaaaaaaaaaaaaaacctttttattGGCCAATGTAATGCTTTGTCTATCTATCTTACTTAcggtgtttaaattttaattaaggtGCGGTGTAatgaatacaaattattttttaaaataatttattctttttaaatggTGTGCATTCTATTAACTATAGAATTTGCTTGTAACCTTATACATATGGATAggtacacttaaagatatacaataagatatataatataattcttatatatataatttaaatattattgatagtcatttttatattttgttaactgtttaaaaaattttataaggatattattacgtataaaatgtaaattgtccattttaaaaaaaaaattattgtgaagcactttttttttacgatttttttattctagactctttggtttttgcacTTAATGACTCactttgatgaatatttattaACAATacaggtataaaatgtaaattgtccatgcattgcttataaaatattaattaacaaTACAGTCTACATTTGCACATACAAAAAGAagttattcaaaattaaaattgacaaCAACATATTTAAGATTGCTTATCtcacaagaaagattaagtgaATTAGTGACATTATTAGTTAAAAAGGAAATCTTAGCGGACCTTTAACACGATACATAATTAATAGCATTCTTGCATCTCAAAAAGTgatagaaatatatttttaaatgaaataaatatcaaaacataaatattattaaattaatatttaacaaataaaagaacatTCAAAATGTGTTGAGTTTAGGGACGGAACTACCTTAGGGCTGAGGGGGGCCATGccttcccccctcccccctcccccctctcagcctttgaaaaaaaaaatcctatagtatatatatttacacacaaaaaatttactcttaactctaaaatttatatacttGGCCCTCCTCCTCCCAAAAATTGACAAGCTGACCcataaatctcaaaaatagataacaagaaaaatcgttttttaaaaaacacatatccggataataagaaaaatctttgaacaaatcataaatctggtctaagcaaaaacaataacaacaaatcaattacaaatccTAGCAAAGCAAATCACATAAACCCAATAACTTTTACCCAATTTCTCCCTTTCATTCGAGAGGTCTATGCTCCTCTCAAATGACTCCGCCTCATAA
This genomic stretch from Castanea sativa cultivar Marrone di Chiusa Pesio chromosome 1, ASM4071231v1 harbors:
- the LOC142622573 gene encoding mitochondrial import receptor subunit TOM20, giving the protein MDMQQGDLDRIFFFEHARKTAEAAYAKDPLDADNLTRWGGALLELSQFQNMAESKKMIQEAISKLEEALLVNPKKHDTLWCLGNAHTSQAFMTPDQDEAKEYFDKSAIYFQQALDEDPGNDLYRKSLEVAAKAPELHKEIHAHGLAQQAMGSAGPSTSSGSKTTLKKKKSSDLKYDIFGWIILAVGIVAWVGFAKSQLPPPPPPPR